One genomic window of Desmospora activa DSM 45169 includes the following:
- a CDS encoding ABC transporter substrate-binding protein, producing MKKQKCWMLSLAVLLVCSSVLVACGGGSGADHNGKTLIYGRGADSTMLDPSLVTDGESFIVTENVFNGLLGFEKDSMEVVPALAESWEESDDGKTWTFQLREGVKFHDGTDFNADAVVFNFERWAKQELLPTEKDAYIYYGSMFGGYEGDEGHIIESVTALDETTVQFKLKEPQGPFLANLAMSPFGLASPTAVKGDPKKFAENPVGTGPFKFESWKKGDTITVVKNEDYWEEGLPKLDKVIFQSIPDNSARLTALQSGDIDIMDGLNPDDSETVSANDQFQLYERPPMNVGYLAFNVEKEPFKDRKVRQALNHAVNKEGLIKSFYGGKAEPATNPMPPSIWGFNQDIEGYEYDLEKAKELLEEAGYKDGFEVEFHAMPAPRPYMPDGRKIAEYIQADFEKIGVKTKIVSPEWTTYLEETNQGKHDMALLGWTGDNGDPDNFLYVLLDKDNARKPANNIAFYKSDKLHDILIKAQRETDQDKRSELYQEAQEIINNDAPWVPLVYANPTLAAQSNVEGFTPHPKGSDKLKEVDIGQ from the coding sequence ATGAAAAAACAAAAATGCTGGATGCTATCATTGGCAGTTTTGCTCGTCTGTTCGTCAGTATTGGTCGCTTGTGGCGGCGGGAGTGGCGCAGATCATAACGGAAAAACCTTGATCTATGGGCGCGGGGCGGATTCCACCATGTTGGATCCATCGCTGGTGACAGATGGAGAATCGTTTATTGTGACGGAGAACGTCTTTAACGGTTTGCTCGGCTTTGAGAAGGACAGTATGGAAGTCGTGCCGGCGTTGGCTGAGTCCTGGGAAGAGTCGGATGACGGCAAAACGTGGACCTTTCAACTGCGGGAAGGGGTAAAGTTTCACGACGGGACCGACTTTAATGCCGATGCGGTGGTGTTTAACTTTGAGCGTTGGGCGAAACAGGAACTCCTCCCCACCGAGAAAGATGCTTATATCTATTATGGTTCCATGTTTGGCGGCTATGAAGGAGACGAGGGTCACATCATCGAGAGCGTGACAGCGCTGGATGAAACCACCGTCCAATTTAAACTGAAAGAACCCCAAGGGCCCTTTTTGGCCAACCTGGCGATGTCTCCCTTTGGGCTCGCTTCTCCCACTGCAGTGAAGGGGGACCCGAAGAAGTTTGCAGAAAATCCGGTAGGAACCGGTCCTTTCAAGTTTGAAAGCTGGAAAAAGGGCGATACGATCACCGTCGTTAAAAACGAAGATTACTGGGAAGAAGGGTTGCCCAAGCTAGATAAGGTAATCTTTCAGTCGATTCCAGATAATTCGGCCCGTTTGACTGCACTACAATCCGGTGATATCGACATCATGGACGGTCTCAACCCGGACGACAGTGAGACGGTCTCCGCCAACGACCAATTTCAACTGTATGAGCGGCCACCGATGAATGTGGGGTATCTTGCTTTCAATGTGGAAAAGGAACCGTTTAAGGATCGTAAAGTACGGCAAGCGTTAAATCATGCCGTCAACAAAGAAGGATTGATTAAGAGCTTCTACGGCGGTAAGGCGGAACCGGCCACCAATCCGATGCCGCCATCGATCTGGGGATTTAATCAGGATATCGAAGGTTATGAGTATGATTTGGAGAAAGCGAAGGAACTGTTGGAAGAAGCCGGTTATAAAGACGGATTTGAAGTGGAGTTTCACGCGATGCCAGCTCCCCGCCCCTATATGCCTGACGGCAGGAAAATTGCGGAGTATATACAAGCCGATTTTGAAAAAATCGGAGTAAAGACAAAAATCGTCAGCCCGGAGTGGACTACTTATCTGGAAGAGACCAATCAAGGCAAGCATGATATGGCGTTACTTGGCTGGACAGGAGATAACGGCGACCCTGACAACTTCCTGTATGTATTGTTGGACAAAGACAACGCCCGGAAACCGGCCAACAATATTGCTTTCTACAAAAGCGACAAGTTACACGATATCCTGATCAAAGCACAGCGGGAGACGGATCAGGATAAGCGCAGCGAACTGTACCAGGAAGCGCAGGAAATCATCAATAATGACGCACCCTGGGTGCCGTTGGTTTACGCCAATCCCACCTTGGCAGCACAATCCAATGTGGAAGGCTTCACCCCCCATCCCAAAGGTTCCGATAAATTGAAAGAAGTGGACATCGGTCAGTGA
- a CDS encoding ABC transporter permease codes for MIAYTIRRLLMLIPVLIGMSIITFSIVHAIPGGPAQAILGERATPEAIAQLNEKMGLNDPLTIQYFRYVGNLLQGDFGTSLKTGRPIVEEMGPYLAATFELAFFAMAFAIFFGVNLGILSAWRHNSVIDYTGMIIALVGVSMPIFWLGLMEQWIFAQELGWLPSNGRIDPRMGFESITNFYFLDALLRGDFVALQEVLSHLLLPAIALGTIPLAIIARMTRSSMLEVMGSDYIRTARAKGVSEGIVVYKHALKNAFIPIVTVFGLQMGMLLGGAVLTETIFSWPGVGRYLYDAINARDYPVIQSGILVVATIFVLINLIVDLLYAYIDPRIHYGKE; via the coding sequence ATGATTGCGTACACCATACGAAGACTGCTAATGCTGATACCTGTTTTAATCGGCATGTCCATCATCACGTTTTCCATCGTTCATGCGATCCCGGGAGGTCCCGCTCAGGCGATCTTGGGTGAGCGCGCCACTCCGGAAGCGATAGCGCAACTGAACGAAAAAATGGGACTCAATGATCCGTTAACGATTCAATATTTTCGCTATGTCGGCAACCTGCTCCAAGGGGATTTCGGCACATCGCTGAAGACGGGACGACCGATCGTGGAAGAGATGGGGCCCTATCTGGCGGCGACGTTTGAATTGGCTTTTTTCGCCATGGCTTTTGCCATTTTTTTTGGTGTCAATCTCGGTATTTTATCCGCTTGGCGTCATAATAGCGTTATCGATTACACTGGGATGATTATCGCCTTGGTCGGGGTGTCGATGCCGATTTTTTGGTTAGGGTTAATGGAACAGTGGATATTTGCACAAGAACTGGGGTGGCTGCCTTCCAACGGGCGGATTGACCCGCGGATGGGCTTTGAATCGATCACTAATTTTTATTTTTTGGATGCGTTGTTGCGAGGAGATTTTGTCGCGTTGCAAGAAGTGCTCAGTCATCTGTTGTTGCCTGCCATCGCCCTGGGGACGATTCCGTTGGCTATTATCGCCCGTATGACCCGTTCCAGCATGTTGGAAGTGATGGGCTCCGATTATATCCGTACGGCACGGGCCAAAGGGGTTAGTGAAGGAATCGTCGTTTATAAGCACGCTTTAAAAAACGCTTTTATCCCCATTGTGACGGTGTTTGGTCTGCAGATGGGAATGTTGCTGGGTGGAGCGGTGTTGACAGAGACAATCTTTAGCTGGCCGGGGGTAGGACGTTACTTATATGACGCCATCAATGCCCGTGATTACCCGGTGATTCAATCCGGCATCCTGGTGGTGGCGACAATCTTTGTCTTAATCAATTTGATCGTGGATCTACTCTATGCTTATATCGATCCCCGTATTCACTATGGGAAGGAGTGA
- a CDS encoding ABC transporter ATP-binding protein, translated as MAEALLEISRFQMHFHTDKGVVKAVDGIDMTVNEGEVVGLVGESGCGKSVTSLSIMGLVPQPPGKVAGGVIRLAGKELTSLSGKQWQQVRGNEVSMIFQEPMTSLNPVFTIGNQMVEAIRQHHDESKTEACKRALIALKEVGISREGILNEYPHQLSGGMRQRVMIAMAMVCRPKLLIADEPTTALDVTIQAQILDLMRRLNRETGTAILMITHDLGVVAEICDRIVVMYAGQVVEEADVRTLFRDPRHPYTRGLMQSIPQLDKRKERLYSIPGNVPNPRQMPSGCRFAPRCELAMDRCREQEPPLFTLGEGQLSRCWLHDGQGGTEHDSHTDTA; from the coding sequence ATGGCGGAGGCGTTATTGGAGATTTCCCGCTTTCAGATGCACTTTCATACGGATAAGGGAGTAGTGAAGGCGGTCGATGGTATCGATATGACGGTAAACGAAGGAGAAGTGGTGGGCTTGGTGGGGGAGTCCGGCTGTGGCAAGAGTGTCACTTCCCTGTCGATTATGGGGTTGGTCCCCCAACCTCCAGGTAAGGTTGCTGGTGGGGTTATCCGCTTGGCGGGTAAAGAGTTAACCTCGCTCAGCGGTAAACAGTGGCAACAGGTTCGTGGCAATGAGGTCTCCATGATTTTTCAGGAACCGATGACTTCCCTCAATCCTGTCTTTACCATCGGCAATCAGATGGTGGAAGCCATCCGGCAACACCATGACGAAAGTAAAACGGAAGCGTGCAAACGGGCGCTTATTGCGTTGAAAGAGGTGGGAATCTCCCGGGAAGGTATCCTAAACGAATATCCCCACCAGCTGTCCGGCGGGATGCGGCAGCGCGTGATGATTGCCATGGCGATGGTGTGTAGACCGAAGTTGTTGATTGCGGATGAACCCACCACCGCGCTGGATGTGACGATCCAGGCTCAGATATTGGATCTGATGCGCCGCCTCAATCGGGAGACGGGTACCGCCATTCTGATGATTACCCATGATCTGGGGGTTGTGGCGGAGATCTGTGATCGGATCGTTGTGATGTATGCTGGGCAGGTCGTAGAAGAAGCGGATGTGCGCACATTATTCCGCGATCCCCGTCATCCCTATACCCGGGGATTGATGCAATCAATTCCACAATTGGACAAGCGGAAGGAACGCCTCTATTCCATCCCGGGAAATGTTCCTAATCCGCGGCAGATGCCGTCGGGGTGTCGCTTTGCGCCGCGGTGTGAATTGGCGATGGATCGCTGTCGTGAACAGGAGCCTCCCCTCTTTACATTGGGAGAGGGACAGCTTAGCCGTTGCTGGCTCCATGACGGGCAAGGGGGGACGGAACATGACAGCCACACCGACACTGCTTGA
- the nikC gene encoding nickel transporter permease, whose protein sequence is MSLNVPTILPDPSPKEESQLAETPIRDTWRALLRHRSAVIGGMIILCFVIMALIAPLLLPYGYNQIDANNRLEAPSAEHWFGTDDMGRDIFARVVYGARISLWVGLFAITGSIVVGSLLGLIAGYYGGWRDAVISRIFDILLAFPSILLAIAIVAMLGPNLQNAMYAIAIINIPTFGRLLRSRVISIKNEDYVLAAKAVGMRNTRILFHHILPNSWTPIMVQGTLGFATAVLEAAALGFIGLGAQPPDPEWGKMLADSRGFIQTAPWTMIFPGLAIMLTVLGFNLLGDGLRDVFDPRMKQ, encoded by the coding sequence ATGTCTCTTAATGTTCCAACGATCCTGCCTGATCCGTCCCCAAAGGAAGAAAGCCAACTGGCGGAGACTCCTATCCGCGATACATGGCGTGCACTGTTGCGCCATCGTTCTGCGGTGATCGGTGGTATGATCATCCTTTGCTTTGTCATCATGGCCTTGATCGCACCGTTGCTCCTCCCGTATGGATACAACCAAATCGACGCCAATAACCGTTTGGAAGCTCCATCGGCGGAACACTGGTTTGGAACCGACGATATGGGGCGGGATATCTTTGCTCGGGTGGTGTACGGCGCCCGCATCTCGTTGTGGGTGGGTTTATTCGCCATTACCGGCTCCATAGTGGTCGGATCGCTTCTCGGCTTGATCGCAGGATATTACGGGGGATGGCGTGATGCCGTGATATCCCGCATCTTCGATATCCTATTGGCGTTTCCATCCATTCTGCTGGCGATCGCGATTGTAGCCATGCTGGGTCCCAATCTACAAAACGCCATGTACGCCATTGCTATTATTAACATTCCCACATTTGGCCGCTTGCTGCGATCCCGGGTGATCAGCATCAAAAATGAAGATTACGTTTTGGCGGCTAAAGCGGTGGGAATGAGGAATACACGCATTTTGTTTCACCACATTCTCCCTAACTCCTGGACCCCGATCATGGTGCAGGGTACGCTCGGTTTTGCCACAGCTGTGTTGGAAGCTGCTGCCCTCGGCTTTATCGGCTTAGGCGCACAACCGCCGGATCCGGAGTGGGGCAAGATGTTGGCGGATTCCCGCGGTTTTATCCAAACGGCTCCCTGGACGATGATTTTTCCCGGTTTAGCCATTATGCTTACCGTCTTGGGATTCAACCTGTTGGGCGACGGTTTACGTGATGTGTTTGACCCGCGGATGAAACAGTGA
- a CDS encoding ABC transporter ATP-binding protein — MTATPTLLEVEGLKKYYPIRGGVFGRRTGDVKAVDGVSFSVRAGETLGIVGESGCGKSTTGRAILRLEEPTAGDVRFKGISLPSLHAEAMRQMRRQLQMVFQDPFASLNPRKKAGAIIEEPLLVHGIGDAKERRQQVQELLHVVGLDSYHAERFPHQFSGGQRQRIGIARALAVRPKLIVADEPVSALDVSIQSQVLNLLEDLQESFDLTYIFIAHDLSVVRHISDRIGVMYLGRMVELAERDELYDHPIHPYTQALLSAVPIPNPAAKRERIVLQGDVPNPKDPPSGCAFHTRCPYVMEICRQERPLFRNQGGGHFAACHLTEK; from the coding sequence ATGACAGCCACACCGACACTGCTTGAGGTAGAAGGTCTAAAAAAATATTATCCGATTCGCGGTGGGGTTTTCGGTCGCCGCACCGGTGATGTAAAAGCGGTGGATGGCGTCTCCTTCTCCGTCCGTGCAGGCGAAACTCTGGGGATCGTAGGGGAATCAGGGTGCGGGAAATCCACAACCGGACGGGCAATTTTACGCTTGGAGGAGCCGACGGCGGGAGATGTTCGCTTTAAAGGGATATCGCTTCCTTCCCTCCATGCCGAAGCGATGCGACAGATGCGACGGCAGTTACAGATGGTGTTCCAGGACCCCTTTGCTTCGCTCAATCCGCGCAAAAAGGCGGGGGCGATTATCGAAGAGCCGCTGTTGGTGCATGGAATCGGAGACGCTAAGGAAAGAAGGCAACAGGTGCAAGAACTTTTGCATGTGGTCGGACTTGATTCATATCACGCAGAACGCTTTCCTCATCAGTTTAGCGGAGGGCAGCGGCAGCGTATCGGCATTGCTCGCGCCTTGGCGGTGCGACCCAAACTGATCGTCGCAGATGAGCCGGTTTCCGCGCTAGATGTATCGATTCAATCGCAGGTGCTTAATTTATTGGAAGATTTACAGGAATCATTCGATTTAACCTATATCTTTATCGCTCACGATTTAAGTGTGGTGCGTCATATCAGCGATCGGATCGGTGTGATGTATCTGGGGCGGATGGTGGAACTGGCAGAACGGGATGAACTATACGATCATCCGATCCACCCCTACACCCAAGCGCTTCTATCGGCGGTGCCAATACCCAATCCCGCTGCCAAACGGGAGCGCATCGTCTTGCAGGGGGATGTTCCTAACCCGAAAGATCCGCCGAGCGGATGCGCTTTTCATACCCGCTGTCCCTATGTGATGGAGATTTGTCGCCAGGAGCGCCCTTTGTTTCGGAATCAGGGTGGCGGACACTTCGCCGCTTGTCATCTGACGGAGAAGTAA
- a CDS encoding FAD-dependent thymidylate synthase gives MDTQANRVDLTRYVSNLDRNVYAIYNLPEEVIAVIFAYVSRSPASFRDNLAKLLQDEELAVSATAGGMATVNSQKAARFHEKWVVGYGHSSVAEHAVAHLGVEQISRLASAELELANTFNSFTEYSQRYQRPQRGAVYIPASLPERERQEYLALQEAAFDTYEALLQGLIPHLSQTLSRQEGESDKRFQSRVEKIAFEDARYVLTLATYTSLGLTGNGRALRDTLVRLLSSPNLESRQLAQDLEREISQVIPTLLKHVKPSQYHLETRRELDQLPLNPPGSDLQGESFTGPRARFVDLIDYDQALTHVCIQLLISHKGMDRATVAETVQSWSRELKEDCVERALKHLRFFDNPRDEFRHLSYHMEMQLSEANWHQLLRHNRGTHFSFAEPTIRFGYTIPPHIREAGLTETYQQFIARAEDHYMRIKDEHPEAAPYCVTNAHHRQITATASLWEMYHLINLRTSPEAQWDIRETFAQLHHQLSKHHPALARYAQRRM, from the coding sequence ATGGATACCCAAGCTAACAGAGTCGATTTAACCCGTTATGTTTCCAATCTGGATCGCAATGTTTATGCCATCTATAATTTGCCGGAGGAAGTCATCGCTGTCATCTTCGCCTATGTCAGTCGCAGTCCGGCCAGCTTCCGCGATAACCTGGCAAAGCTCTTACAGGATGAGGAGCTGGCCGTCAGTGCAACCGCCGGTGGCATGGCGACGGTAAATTCGCAAAAAGCGGCGCGTTTTCATGAAAAATGGGTAGTAGGTTATGGACACAGCAGTGTGGCAGAACATGCCGTTGCCCACTTGGGTGTGGAGCAGATCAGCCGTTTGGCTTCTGCTGAACTGGAACTGGCCAACACTTTCAACAGCTTTACCGAATACAGCCAGCGCTACCAGCGCCCGCAGCGTGGAGCCGTCTACATACCTGCCTCACTGCCGGAGCGGGAACGGCAGGAGTATCTCGCATTGCAGGAAGCAGCCTTTGATACCTATGAAGCGCTGTTGCAAGGGTTGATCCCTCATTTATCCCAAACACTCTCCCGTCAAGAAGGAGAATCGGACAAACGCTTTCAATCCCGGGTGGAGAAAATCGCCTTTGAGGACGCCCGTTATGTTCTCACCCTTGCCACCTACACCAGTCTGGGATTAACCGGCAATGGACGAGCCCTGCGTGATACCCTGGTTCGACTTTTATCCAGTCCCAACCTGGAATCGCGTCAATTGGCCCAAGATCTGGAACGGGAGATCAGCCAAGTGATCCCTACCCTGCTCAAACATGTCAAACCGAGTCAATACCACTTGGAAACCCGGCGTGAACTGGATCAACTGCCGTTGAATCCACCGGGCTCCGATTTACAAGGAGAATCGTTTACCGGCCCCCGTGCCCGTTTTGTTGACCTGATCGATTACGATCAAGCTTTGACTCATGTCTGTATCCAGCTTCTGATCAGCCATAAAGGGATGGACCGTGCTACGGTGGCTGAAACGGTACAAAGCTGGAGCCGGGAGCTGAAAGAAGATTGCGTAGAGCGGGCGTTAAAACACTTGCGCTTTTTTGATAACCCCCGGGACGAATTTCGCCATCTCTCTTACCATATGGAGATGCAGTTGTCGGAAGCAAACTGGCACCAACTATTGCGTCACAATCGGGGTACGCACTTCTCCTTTGCTGAACCCACCATTCGCTTCGGTTATACCATCCCGCCTCATATCCGGGAAGCAGGCTTAACGGAGACTTATCAACAATTTATCGCGCGTGCGGAAGACCATTATATGCGCATCAAAGATGAGCATCCGGAGGCGGCTCCCTATTGTGTCACCAATGCCCATCATCGCCAAATCACTGCCACGGCCAGTCTGTGGGAAATGTATCACCTCATTAACCTTCGCACCTCTCCTGAAGCGCAGTGGGATATCCGAGAAACCTTTGCCCAATTGCACCACCAGCTGAGTAAACACCACCCCGCTCTGGCACGGTATGCACAACGGCGAATGTAG
- the yunB gene encoding sporulation protein YunB — protein MGFRRFRLRKQSYSGLRWRRRGGIWFLAFAILFAVLFQVLWLLETKLQPTLIHIAQTQVKQIAEEAVTEAAREQVAMGEEMNDIMVVERNQDNTISFVQIDQQVQAKVYERTRTSIQDVIHRLENESVGITLGQALQSNVLAQYGPQIPVEMWPKGAPHIDLHPRMEAAGVNNVMVTLMMDIRIEMSVVVPFTTETVNVDTEIPLAQAVVVGEVPQFYYYNDMGGSIQKGTPSQGNTGRGAGNQGQTPSSQEHPPVPPILPPVQTD, from the coding sequence ATGGGTTTTCGGCGGTTCCGCTTGCGAAAACAATCCTATAGCGGCTTGCGTTGGCGCAGGCGGGGCGGCATTTGGTTTTTGGCCTTCGCCATTCTCTTCGCGGTACTCTTTCAAGTATTGTGGCTGTTGGAGACCAAATTGCAACCAACGTTGATTCATATCGCCCAAACACAAGTGAAGCAGATTGCAGAAGAGGCAGTGACTGAAGCCGCTCGAGAACAAGTGGCGATGGGGGAAGAGATGAACGATATCATGGTGGTTGAACGGAACCAGGATAACACGATTTCGTTTGTGCAGATCGATCAGCAAGTGCAAGCCAAAGTATATGAACGGACTAGAACCAGTATACAGGATGTGATTCACCGATTGGAAAATGAAAGTGTCGGAATTACGTTGGGGCAAGCATTACAGAGTAATGTTTTGGCGCAATACGGACCGCAGATTCCCGTTGAAATGTGGCCCAAGGGAGCCCCACATATCGATCTGCACCCCCGAATGGAAGCGGCAGGGGTAAACAATGTCATGGTGACACTGATGATGGATATCCGAATTGAGATGAGTGTGGTGGTTCCCTTTACCACGGAAACCGTCAATGTCGATACAGAGATTCCGCTGGCTCAAGCTGTGGTTGTAGGAGAAGTACCGCAGTTCTATTACTACAACGATATGGGAGGCAGCATCCAAAAAGGGACACCTTCCCAAGGAAACACGGGAAGAGGGGCGGGAAATCAGGGGCAGACACCCTCTTCACAAGAGCATCCGCCGGTTCCTCCAATTCTGCCTCCCGTGCAAACGGACTGA